A single region of the Oleispira antarctica RB-8 genome encodes:
- a CDS encoding AcrB/AcrD/AcrF family cation efflux protein, producing MRYSIQWFINNPVAANLFMFSIFILGLISIPDTRMELIPNVSLERIGIQTALPGATVETVEATVCKPIEQRIYDIPGTLDLTSTAYEGLCSITLDVADGFITKNILDEVKNKIQSTDILPKDASLPDIKELNVRNRVAKLILSGDSNYPDLAKIMRKIRADLLEFDNISIIDLEDIKHSKIEISVPSHNLEKYDITFSQINNLIKQQSGQLPGGLLKTQEGNVLITSDEQIDSSEGFSNIVILANSNGAEITLSDIATIRDNRYSHENQASFDNKPAVSIDIYRIADQNIMDIAKSLNTYIANAQIPDNMQLHIWQDDSKHFKSRIDLLLDNAFTGLLLLFVVLLLFLNARLSFWVSLGIPISFFGSLFLMPFFDVSINIISLFAFILVLGIVVDDAVVIGESVHQQNQLGNYGRTGALEGTYQVYKPIFFAIATSIVAFLPLLFLPGPEGKLMQAIPIVVILTLIFSLLESIYILPAHLSGNKPDANNKPNILTKFQNAFSHSLDAFIDKVYQPLLIKSLHNKGLVIISFSLLFIIFMVVVSTGWMRVALFSAIEADVIIANVVFPEGSPRYKTEAAIKKLVIAANQLKAETMQTNSPSILHVYSVIGPKNKISNQDLDKNLDHNAQITLELSTSNDRPFSGQELIQRWRELTGTIADIEDLKFSASLNPAQPDINIEFSGHDLIQLTSAANQLKEILAEYDGSYDIRDSISTAKQQANINLKDNAIALDLSLEQVLSQVHRAYQGSDVQNIQTQDDEINVWLGLPESERSSMWYLENLPIKLANGQYISLSSIANIEYQPARNHIKRYEQQRVVSVSAYIDSQKNSISQIKKELQEFKLNTIIKNNPGIRWNTAGQQKSIASFIKILTKGYLIAILVMYLMMAILFSSYSQPLLVLFAIPFGLLGSLVGHLFLNLELTLWSFVGMVAVSGVVVNDNLVLMNYINQQRERGQAVFIAVCDAGKKRFRPILLTSLTTFVGLTPLILETSIQAQFLIPMAVSLAFGVLFATFISLLLVPASYLLLDQWLTSSSNSLDKLRRKKSTTDLVEQAYQQGFQQGSNSKQKKQSPYRDDVLDSSWEAGWQDAKNNNEGFLS from the coding sequence ATGCGTTATTCCATTCAATGGTTCATAAACAACCCCGTCGCCGCTAACCTGTTTATGTTTTCTATTTTTATCTTAGGGCTCATCTCTATTCCTGATACCCGTATGGAGCTTATTCCAAACGTATCGTTAGAAAGAATAGGAATTCAAACGGCATTGCCCGGCGCAACAGTTGAAACCGTAGAGGCGACTGTTTGCAAACCTATCGAACAACGTATTTATGATATTCCTGGAACTCTCGACCTGACCTCGACCGCGTACGAGGGCCTATGCTCGATCACCCTTGATGTGGCCGATGGTTTTATTACCAAAAACATTCTCGATGAGGTAAAAAATAAAATTCAAAGTACAGACATTTTACCAAAAGATGCCAGCCTTCCTGATATTAAAGAACTGAATGTTAGAAACCGTGTTGCTAAATTAATTCTCAGTGGCGACTCAAACTATCCTGACCTCGCCAAAATAATGAGGAAAATACGCGCAGACCTACTTGAGTTTGACAACATCAGCATTATCGATCTTGAAGATATCAAACATTCTAAAATTGAAATCAGTGTTCCTTCCCATAACCTAGAAAAATACGACATCACATTTTCTCAGATTAATAATCTGATTAAGCAGCAATCAGGGCAATTACCCGGCGGTCTATTAAAAACCCAAGAAGGTAATGTATTAATTACCTCAGATGAACAAATAGACAGCAGCGAAGGTTTTAGCAACATTGTTATTTTAGCCAATAGTAACGGTGCAGAAATAACCTTAAGCGATATTGCGACCATTCGTGATAATCGCTACAGCCATGAAAACCAAGCCAGTTTTGATAATAAGCCTGCGGTATCCATCGATATCTATCGCATTGCTGATCAAAACATTATGGACATCGCAAAAAGCCTCAATACCTACATTGCTAATGCTCAAATACCCGACAATATGCAGCTGCATATTTGGCAAGATGACTCCAAGCACTTTAAAAGTCGCATCGATCTATTATTGGATAATGCGTTTACGGGTCTACTATTACTTTTTGTCGTTTTATTATTATTTTTAAATGCTCGCCTGTCTTTCTGGGTAAGTCTAGGTATTCCTATTTCGTTTTTTGGCAGTTTATTTTTAATGCCATTTTTTGATGTCTCTATTAATATTATCTCTCTGTTTGCTTTTATTTTAGTACTGGGCATCGTAGTCGATGATGCAGTAGTAATCGGTGAGTCGGTTCACCAGCAGAACCAGCTTGGAAATTATGGCCGCACTGGGGCACTAGAAGGTACCTATCAAGTATACAAGCCTATATTTTTTGCCATCGCGACCAGTATAGTAGCGTTTTTACCGTTATTGTTTTTACCGGGACCTGAAGGTAAATTGATGCAGGCCATTCCTATTGTCGTGATCTTAACTCTGATATTTTCGCTATTAGAATCAATCTACATATTGCCCGCTCACCTATCGGGTAATAAGCCTGATGCCAATAATAAACCTAATATTTTAACAAAGTTTCAAAACGCTTTTAGTCATAGCCTCGATGCTTTTATTGATAAAGTTTATCAACCGTTATTAATTAAATCTCTGCATAATAAAGGCCTGGTTATTATTAGTTTTAGCCTGCTATTCATTATTTTTATGGTTGTCGTTTCTACTGGCTGGATGCGAGTTGCTTTATTTTCGGCCATTGAAGCTGATGTTATTATTGCTAATGTAGTCTTTCCTGAAGGATCACCACGGTATAAAACAGAGGCGGCTATAAAGAAACTGGTGATCGCGGCCAATCAATTAAAAGCAGAAACGATGCAGACGAATAGCCCTTCGATTTTGCATGTGTATTCGGTCATTGGGCCTAAGAATAAAATTTCTAATCAAGACCTTGATAAAAATCTCGACCATAATGCACAAATTACTCTGGAGCTTTCTACCAGTAACGACCGCCCATTCAGCGGCCAAGAACTTATTCAGCGCTGGCGTGAGCTGACGGGTACAATAGCGGATATTGAAGATCTAAAATTTAGCGCCAGTTTAAATCCTGCCCAACCGGACATTAATATTGAATTCTCGGGTCATGACCTAATTCAATTAACTAGCGCGGCCAATCAATTAAAAGAAATCCTAGCGGAATATGATGGCAGTTATGATATCCGCGATTCTATTAGCACCGCTAAACAGCAGGCGAATATTAATCTAAAAGACAACGCGATCGCTTTAGACTTATCTTTAGAGCAAGTATTATCGCAAGTTCATCGCGCTTACCAAGGCAGTGATGTACAGAATATTCAAACGCAAGATGATGAAATTAATGTCTGGCTAGGCTTACCAGAAAGTGAACGTTCTTCGATGTGGTATTTAGAAAACTTGCCCATTAAGTTAGCCAATGGTCAATATATTAGTCTGTCGTCTATCGCCAACATAGAGTATCAACCCGCACGTAATCATATTAAACGCTACGAGCAGCAGCGCGTCGTTTCTGTCAGTGCGTATATTGATAGTCAGAAAAACTCTATTTCGCAAATCAAAAAAGAATTGCAAGAATTTAAACTGAACACAATCATTAAAAATAATCCAGGTATTCGCTGGAATACGGCGGGGCAGCAAAAAAGTATCGCGTCATTTATAAAAATATTAACCAAGGGTTATCTCATCGCGATTTTAGTGATGTATCTGATGATGGCAATTCTTTTTTCTTCTTATAGCCAACCGCTATTGGTACTGTTTGCTATCCCTTTTGGATTACTCGGATCATTGGTCGGTCACTTATTCTTAAATCTAGAATTAACCCTTTGGTCTTTTGTTGGAATGGTCGCGGTGAGCGGTGTTGTGGTTAACGACAACCTCGTATTAATGAATTATATCAACCAACAAAGAGAACGAGGCCAAGCTGTTTTTATTGCGGTATGCGATGCAGGTAAAAAACGTTTTCGTCCTATTTTACTCACTTCGTTAACAACCTTTGTAGGGTTAACGCCTTTAATTTTAGAAACCAGCATTCAAGCTCAATTTTTAATTCCGATGGCCGTTTCTCTCGCCTTTGGGGTTTTATTTGCGACCTTTATTAGCTTGCTGTTAGTACCAGCCAGCTATTTATTACTCGACCAATGGTTAACCAGTTCATCCAATAGTCTGGATAAACTGCGCCGTAAAAAAAGTACGACTGATTTGGTTGAGCAAGCCTATCAGCAAGGTTTTCAACAAGGCAGTAATAGCAAACAAAAGAAACAAAGCCCTTACCGAGACGATGTTCTTGATTCAAGCTGGGAAGCTGGCTGGCAAGACGCTAAAAATAATAACGAAGGATTCTTATCATGA
- a CDS encoding transcriptional regulator: protein MTTNIGDALFTKVQQKVLTLFFGQPDRSFYLSEVVRLATMGTSVVSRELSKLADAGLLIKSKQGNQNHYQANKASPIFNELFNIVKKTFGISGLLKAAIVPLAAQLEQAFIYGSVAKGEEHAGTTPY from the coding sequence ATGACGACAAACATAGGTGATGCGCTTTTTACTAAGGTGCAGCAGAAGGTATTAACATTATTTTTTGGCCAGCCAGATAGAAGCTTCTACTTGAGTGAAGTCGTACGGCTAGCGACGATGGGAACCAGTGTGGTTAGCCGTGAGTTAAGCAAATTAGCGGATGCTGGTTTATTAATAAAGAGTAAGCAGGGTAACCAGAATCACTATCAGGCGAATAAGGCCTCCCCTATTTTTAACGAACTGTTCAACATCGTTAAAAAGACCTTTGGCATTTCTGGCTTATTGAAAGCGGCGATAGTTCCTTTGGCCGCTCAGCTAGAGCAGGCTTTTATTTATGGCTCGGTTGCCAAGGGCGAAGAACATGCTGGCACAACCCCGTATTAA
- a CDS encoding Possible putitive HlyD family secretion protein, producing MNSFSFNIKLIALLCISAGAIYLLTNNKPIPEKSEIKVSIPVVPYTVARSAEVSIPIFSRGKVSPAQTRHITSEVPGLVTLVSDQLINGGLIQQDELLIQLDQQPFILDIAQKQSTLDQAKLHFYETKAKARVAKKGAGSNASDYALFVPQLRYANSQVDAASAALNYAKNQLEKTSIKAPITGKVIMAKIHPGEYLQTTQELAKIYGTETVEVRLPLNDQQISLLALEENLENVNKDIRPTVLIQNFQDNSITWYGTITRTEGERDKNQLLYVIASVNNNDNSNTATKPLLPGSFIQATITGHRQKDLHILPRESLQAEDKLWAISTEDRLSRRAVEVIYRGKEHIYITSGIKLGERIVTGSFSNLVDGLLVEPKPRHRTNKDNELESPAIVEAL from the coding sequence ATGAATTCATTTAGTTTCAACATTAAGCTCATCGCATTGCTATGTATTAGTGCGGGTGCTATTTACCTGTTAACCAATAACAAGCCTATTCCAGAAAAGTCTGAAATCAAGGTCAGCATTCCTGTTGTGCCCTACACAGTAGCAAGATCAGCAGAGGTTTCTATTCCGATCTTTAGTCGCGGCAAAGTATCCCCTGCTCAAACTCGCCACATTACCAGCGAAGTGCCAGGACTCGTGACACTTGTTAGCGATCAATTAATTAATGGCGGTTTAATTCAGCAAGATGAGCTGCTCATACAGCTCGACCAACAGCCCTTCATTCTGGATATTGCACAAAAACAGTCAACTCTCGATCAAGCTAAATTACATTTTTACGAAACCAAAGCCAAGGCACGTGTCGCTAAAAAAGGTGCGGGTAGTAACGCCTCAGATTACGCGCTATTCGTTCCACAATTACGCTACGCCAATAGCCAAGTAGACGCGGCCAGTGCAGCGTTAAACTATGCGAAAAATCAGCTAGAAAAAACATCTATTAAGGCGCCGATTACGGGCAAAGTAATTATGGCAAAAATTCATCCTGGGGAATATTTACAGACAACCCAAGAGCTGGCAAAAATTTACGGCACAGAAACCGTAGAAGTAAGGCTCCCCTTAAATGATCAGCAAATTTCGTTATTAGCCTTAGAAGAAAATTTAGAAAATGTAAATAAAGACATCCGTCCAACTGTACTTATTCAAAATTTTCAAGATAACAGCATCACATGGTACGGAACAATCACCCGTACAGAGGGAGAGCGAGATAAAAACCAACTACTTTATGTCATCGCTAGCGTAAATAATAATGACAATAGTAATACAGCCACTAAACCCTTATTACCCGGCTCGTTTATCCAAGCGACTATTACGGGTCATCGTCAAAAAGACTTACACATTCTACCCAGAGAGAGTTTACAAGCTGAGGACAAGCTATGGGCCATCAGCACAGAAGATCGCTTATCACGCCGCGCCGTTGAGGTTATTTACCGGGGAAAAGAGCACATCTACATCACGTCTGGCATAAAGCTAGGCGAGCGTATTGTCACAGGTTCATTTAGCAATCTGGTGGATGGATTATTAGTCGAGCCCAAGCCGCGCCATCGTACGAATAAAGATAATGAGCTTGAGTCTCCTGCTATCGTCGAGGCCCTATAA
- a CDS encoding GH3 auxin-responsive promoter family protein: MIFFRTLLSRTLHQASYFLSKRGENQFLLASKDVENSQKYVLKNILKNINNSENATKHKLSAYSSLKYFQEQVPITDYEYWSETIKQQQEEEINLLANTECQRYQPTSGSTAKIKWIPYTKPFLEELDNAIAPWLADMYRNYPKIKDGKHYWSLSWVPNNLRNKLTASINNDLQLLPWWKQFFMAGTMAVPESISLAESSDESFFATACYLLSCSDLSFISVWSPTFALSLLEFIKQHQQEIAQVLASGEWPKEYPGLINIDTPKNIQSSRLLLKWDGIIDEKFTTAIWPKLTLISAWDTSSSKIWAEKLQKIFPHSEFQGKGLWATEGVTSIPYGKQFPLALNSHFYEFEDLDTQKIIYSWQLIEGMCVRPIISSANGLLRYAMKDQLKVTGFINSCPCFEFIGRIEGTDMVGEKLSPETAVQLLNAFNLEQDITPITLIAMPANKQHDKPCYLLLCENDNSLVDKDLAKRSAELSEQLESTLSQHFHYQLARELGQLGSARVSIQQDALALYANHKVEQGMVKGNIKVEPLILWQNQDFLIIQKARRSKEKNIKTAGPKAGELV, from the coding sequence ATGATATTTTTTCGCACCTTACTTAGCCGAACTCTTCATCAAGCATCTTACTTTTTATCAAAACGAGGTGAAAACCAATTTTTGCTTGCTAGTAAGGATGTAGAAAATTCACAAAAATACGTATTAAAGAATATATTAAAAAATATTAACAATAGTGAGAATGCTACCAAACATAAGCTTTCCGCTTATAGCAGTTTGAAATACTTCCAAGAACAAGTGCCCATAACAGATTATGAATACTGGTCTGAAACGATAAAGCAGCAACAAGAAGAGGAAATAAACTTACTGGCTAATACTGAATGTCAGCGCTATCAGCCTACCAGCGGATCAACTGCAAAAATCAAGTGGATTCCTTACACAAAACCGTTCTTGGAAGAACTGGATAATGCCATCGCTCCCTGGTTAGCCGACATGTATCGTAATTATCCCAAAATAAAAGATGGCAAGCACTACTGGTCTCTTTCTTGGGTACCTAATAACTTGCGTAATAAATTAACCGCTAGTATCAATAACGACCTGCAGCTACTCCCTTGGTGGAAGCAGTTTTTCATGGCAGGTACTATGGCGGTTCCTGAATCGATTTCTCTGGCCGAATCTTCCGACGAATCATTTTTTGCTACAGCCTGTTATCTGCTTTCATGCTCCGATTTAAGCTTTATATCAGTTTGGAGTCCAACGTTTGCACTGAGCTTATTAGAATTTATTAAGCAGCATCAACAAGAGATTGCCCAAGTTCTCGCATCCGGCGAGTGGCCAAAGGAATATCCAGGCTTAATTAATATAGATACACCTAAGAACATTCAATCTTCTAGACTTTTACTGAAGTGGGACGGCATCATAGATGAAAAATTCACCACAGCAATCTGGCCAAAACTCACATTAATCAGTGCATGGGATACATCATCTTCCAAAATATGGGCTGAAAAATTACAAAAGATATTCCCCCATAGCGAGTTCCAAGGTAAAGGTTTATGGGCAACGGAAGGAGTTACCAGCATTCCCTATGGCAAGCAATTCCCGCTCGCATTGAATAGCCACTTTTATGAATTTGAAGATTTAGACACACAAAAAATTATCTATAGTTGGCAGCTTATTGAAGGTATGTGCGTGCGCCCTATTATCAGCTCTGCCAATGGTTTATTGCGTTACGCCATGAAAGACCAATTAAAAGTAACTGGATTTATTAATAGCTGCCCTTGTTTTGAATTCATCGGCCGTATCGAAGGCACCGATATGGTAGGGGAAAAACTTTCACCAGAAACCGCTGTGCAGTTATTAAATGCGTTTAATCTTGAACAAGATATAACCCCAATCACACTGATCGCTATGCCTGCCAACAAACAGCACGATAAGCCTTGCTATTTATTGCTCTGTGAAAATGACAACTCTCTTGTAGATAAAGATTTAGCGAAAAGAAGCGCTGAGCTTTCAGAGCAATTGGAAAGCACACTCTCGCAGCATTTTCATTATCAACTAGCTCGTGAACTTGGTCAGCTTGGCAGCGCACGCGTTAGCATTCAACAAGATGCACTTGCACTCTACGCTAACCATAAAGTCGAACAGGGAATGGTAAAAGGTAACATCAAGGTAGAACCTTTAATTTTATGGCAAAACCAAGATTTTTTAATAATACAAAAAGCACGCCGATCTAAAGAGAAAAATATTAAAACAGCGGGGCCAAAGGCAGGTGAATTAGTATGA